The proteins below are encoded in one region of Polypterus senegalus isolate Bchr_013 chromosome 2, ASM1683550v1, whole genome shotgun sequence:
- the tmem126a gene encoding transmembrane protein 126A has protein sequence MPDDSITVLPQRQDSLNSSHHFPIKEFLYKKYEQLSETDRKLFTYGPMYLGINSAFSGLIANSLFRRVLNVSQGRLTSSLPMAVLPGLTTMIAYSAAVSTPLVEGHLNCPTCALVRGGLVGAVVGGLYPILLALPVNAGLATRYNTSPMPEKGNIFRFWAMITQPVLKKMSFVIILQGMFGIYMSSKHYGIYMKMLEQPLSDEDIKE, from the exons ATGCCTGATGATTCAATCACAGTTTTGCCACAAAGGCAAGACAGTTTGAATTCTTCACACCATTTCCCAATAAAGGAGTTTCTTTATAAAAAGTATGAGCAACTTTCAGAAACTGACAG AAAATTGTTCACTTACGGACCTATGTACCTTGGAATCAATAGTGCATTTTCTGGGCTGATCGCAAACAGTTTATTTCGGCGGGTGCTGAATGTCAGTCAAGGAAGGCTTACAAGCAGCTTGCCTATGGCAGTACTTCCAGGTTTGACTACAATGATAGCGTACAGTGCAGCAGTATCTACACCTCTGGTAGAAG gcCACCTTAACTGCCCTACATGCGCACTTGTTAGAGGTGGACTAGTGGGTGCTGTGGTTGGAGGTCTTTATCCTATTTTGCTAGCTTTGCCAGTCAACGCTGGCCTTGCAACAAG GTACAACACTTCTCCAATGCCAGAGAAAGGAAATATTTTTCGATTCTGGGCCATGATCACACAACCTGTTTTGAAGAAAATGTCCTTTGTCATAATACTACAAGGAATGTTTGGAATTTACATGAGTTCCAAGCATTATGGAATATATATGAAAATGCTAGAACAGCCTCTTTCAGATGAAGATATAAAAGAATAA
- the crebzf gene encoding uncharacterized protein crebzf isoform X1, with the protein MRRSGRVPKNLSMENNSDEPTDCYAEGLGFKIDSRVTRRKRRCGEGPEGLQAKQKSVKPQKDHRVDLLTGDSMENLDTPSRPVSDIVAEEDLSNVELPDLFGLGDLNWTQLQVLESMEEFYSEDNASFGDFGTLQYTEDPVGAAVDCFQSQAFKQQSEDSPTKEEPSGKTNRNALAARLNRLKKKEYVQGLESRVARLSAENQELREENTHLNKRVESLEDETRYLRAVLANESVLAQLLGRITGVNGVKLSTSLFRECVESDHDYTRPTRSERPEGDLGGVCLHVDKNHVSVEFCSKCALSAGSSFKIFLLGDCPAILGWWELLNTNAKMPQSPCGKRCGGAEETGPAAGILS; encoded by the exons ATGAGACGCAGCGGGCGAGTTCCGAAAAACCTTTCTATGGAGAATAACTCGGACGAGCCTACCGATTGTTACGCCGAAGGATTAGGATTCAAAATTGATTCTCGCGTAACTCGACGTAAAAGGAGATGTGGCGAAGGACCAGAAGGTCTACAGGCGAAGCAGAAGAGCGTTAAGCCTCAGAAAGATCATCGAGTGGATCTCCTCACCGGTGACTCGATGGAAAATCTAGACACACCGTCACGGCCAGTGTCTGATATTGTTGCGGAAGAAGATCTGTCAAATGTAGAATTACCAGACCTGTTCGGTCTTGGAGATTTAAACTGGACACAGTTACAAGTCCTGGAATCTATGGAAGAGTTTTATTCCGAGGATAATGCGTCTTTTGGAGACTTCGGCACCTTGCAGTACACAGAAGATCCTGTTGGTGCCGCTGTCGACTGCTTCCAGTCTCAAGCTTTTAAGCAGCAGAGCGAGGATTCTCCCACGAAAGAAGAGCCGTCTGGGAAAACTAATCGCAATGCCTTAGCGGCAAGACTGAACCGTTTAAAGAAGAAAGAGTACGTGCAGGGCTTGGAGAGCAGAGTTGCCCGTTTGTCGGCGGAGAACCAGGAGCTGCGTGAGGAGAATACGCACCTGAACAAACGCGTGGAAAGTTTGGAGGACGAGACACGGTATCTGCGCGCCGTGCTTGCCAACGAGAGTGTGCTGGCACAGCTTCTCGGGAGGATCACTGGAGTGAACGGCGTCAAGTTGTCCACATCGCTGTTTCGGGAGTGCGTCGAAAGTGACCACGATTATACGCGACCGACGAGGAGCGAGAGGCCGGAGGGCGACCTGGGAGGCGTCTGTCTACACGTGGACAAGAACCACGTGTCGGTGGAGTTCTGCTCCAAATGTGCCCTTAGTGCGGGCTCTTCATTCAAAAT TTTTCTTCTAGGTGATTGTCCTGCCATACTGGGCTGGTGGGAGTTACTGAACACCAATGCAAAAATGCCACAATCTCCATG TGGAAAGCGATGTGGTGGAGCTGAAGAAACGGGACCAGCTGCTGGCATCTTGTCCTGA
- the crebzf gene encoding uncharacterized protein crebzf isoform X2, whose product MRRSGRVPKNLSMENNSDEPTDCYAEGLGFKIDSRVTRRKRRCGEGPEGLQAKQKSVKPQKDHRVDLLTGDSMENLDTPSRPVSDIVAEEDLSNVELPDLFGLGDLNWTQLQVLESMEEFYSEDNASFGDFGTLQYTEDPVGAAVDCFQSQAFKQQSEDSPTKEEPSGKTNRNALAARLNRLKKKEYVQGLESRVARLSAENQELREENTHLNKRVESLEDETRYLRAVLANESVLAQLLGRITGVNGVKLSTSLFRECVESDHDYTRPTRSERPEGDLGGVCLHVDKNHVSVEFCSKCALSAGSSFKIFLLGDCPAILGWWELLNTNAKMPQSP is encoded by the exons ATGAGACGCAGCGGGCGAGTTCCGAAAAACCTTTCTATGGAGAATAACTCGGACGAGCCTACCGATTGTTACGCCGAAGGATTAGGATTCAAAATTGATTCTCGCGTAACTCGACGTAAAAGGAGATGTGGCGAAGGACCAGAAGGTCTACAGGCGAAGCAGAAGAGCGTTAAGCCTCAGAAAGATCATCGAGTGGATCTCCTCACCGGTGACTCGATGGAAAATCTAGACACACCGTCACGGCCAGTGTCTGATATTGTTGCGGAAGAAGATCTGTCAAATGTAGAATTACCAGACCTGTTCGGTCTTGGAGATTTAAACTGGACACAGTTACAAGTCCTGGAATCTATGGAAGAGTTTTATTCCGAGGATAATGCGTCTTTTGGAGACTTCGGCACCTTGCAGTACACAGAAGATCCTGTTGGTGCCGCTGTCGACTGCTTCCAGTCTCAAGCTTTTAAGCAGCAGAGCGAGGATTCTCCCACGAAAGAAGAGCCGTCTGGGAAAACTAATCGCAATGCCTTAGCGGCAAGACTGAACCGTTTAAAGAAGAAAGAGTACGTGCAGGGCTTGGAGAGCAGAGTTGCCCGTTTGTCGGCGGAGAACCAGGAGCTGCGTGAGGAGAATACGCACCTGAACAAACGCGTGGAAAGTTTGGAGGACGAGACACGGTATCTGCGCGCCGTGCTTGCCAACGAGAGTGTGCTGGCACAGCTTCTCGGGAGGATCACTGGAGTGAACGGCGTCAAGTTGTCCACATCGCTGTTTCGGGAGTGCGTCGAAAGTGACCACGATTATACGCGACCGACGAGGAGCGAGAGGCCGGAGGGCGACCTGGGAGGCGTCTGTCTACACGTGGACAAGAACCACGTGTCGGTGGAGTTCTGCTCCAAATGTGCCCTTAGTGCGGGCTCTTCATTCAAAAT TTTTCTTCTAGGTGATTGTCCTGCCATACTGGGCTGGTGGGAGTTACTGAACACCAATGCAAAAATGCCACAATCTCCATG A